One Microbacter margulisiae genomic window carries:
- the recR gene encoding recombination mediator RecR, whose amino-acid sequence MSFQSFPSALLEAAVNEFSKLPGIGKKTALRLVLYLLHQPTPDVEKFGNTLIRLKHEIHYCKRCHNISDTEICDICADSGRDQSIICVVENIKDVISIENTQQFNGLYHVLGGIISPMEGIAPSDLEIDSLVERVAQGDIQEIFMALSPTMEGDTTAYYLYRKLSACQVKITTIARGIAIGNELEYADEITLGRSIVNRTPFSY is encoded by the coding sequence ATGAGTTTCCAAAGCTTTCCATCTGCTTTACTCGAAGCTGCTGTAAATGAATTTTCAAAACTGCCTGGCATAGGTAAAAAGACCGCATTACGATTAGTCTTGTATCTTTTACATCAACCAACCCCTGATGTTGAAAAATTCGGGAATACATTGATCCGGCTTAAACATGAAATTCATTATTGCAAAAGATGTCACAATATTTCTGACACTGAAATTTGCGACATTTGTGCAGATTCTGGCCGGGATCAGTCCATCATATGTGTGGTTGAAAACATTAAAGATGTGATTTCTATTGAAAATACGCAGCAATTCAATGGCTTATATCACGTATTAGGTGGAATCATTTCGCCAATGGAAGGCATTGCTCCAAGCGATCTGGAAATAGACAGTTTAGTGGAACGAGTCGCACAAGGTGATATTCAGGAAATCTTCATGGCTCTAAGTCCAACAATGGAAGGTGATACGACAGCCTATTACTTGTATAGAAAATTAAGTGCGTGTCAAGTTAAAATTACAACAATTGCCAGAGGCATAGCCATTGGTAATGAATTAGAATACGCAGACGAAATTACTTTAGGACGATCGATCGTAAACCGAACTCCTTTTAGTTACTAA
- a CDS encoding pseudouridine synthase — protein MDFNDNNWQNSDQQSGNEHASRDGNFNKENRTRKRFSVHGSSEKPNFSGNNYKSRDNFQQRPYSRDNANRNNTQRGYNNYNNKPYSNDGNSFEGGNRDYSKSYRSSNDSSNRRTYSSQDPNRNRSENYGNSYNKERRDFSTQKSSQSYNNQRNNFNGNTSRPRQQAYRPTPAPRTYAPLPNANEPVRLNKFLANAGICSRREADEYIKAGVISVNGEIVTELGTKIMPTDKVLFHDQSVQSEKKVYLLLNKPKDFVTTVDDPKERKTVLDLVKNACSERIYPVGRLDRSTTGVLLLTNDGDLASKLTHPKYNKKKIYHVFLDKNLSKADMEKIYTGIELEDGEIHADEIHYVDEQDHKQIGIEIHSGRNRIVRRIFDHLGYRVKRLDRVFFAGLTKKGLPRGTWRYLTQKEVNMLKMGAFE, from the coding sequence ATGGACTTTAATGATAATAATTGGCAAAATTCTGATCAACAGTCAGGAAATGAACATGCCAGCCGTGACGGTAATTTTAACAAAGAGAATAGAACTCGGAAACGTTTTTCTGTACATGGATCATCAGAAAAACCAAACTTTTCAGGCAACAATTATAAATCACGTGATAACTTTCAACAAAGGCCATATTCACGCGACAATGCGAATAGAAACAATACACAGCGTGGTTATAATAATTATAACAACAAACCATATTCTAATGATGGGAATTCTTTTGAAGGAGGTAATCGTGACTATTCGAAATCATACCGCAGTTCAAACGACTCATCAAATCGTAGAACTTATTCATCTCAGGATCCTAATCGCAATCGCTCTGAAAATTACGGCAACAGCTATAATAAAGAAAGGAGAGATTTTTCAACTCAAAAATCCTCACAAAGTTATAATAATCAACGAAATAACTTTAACGGAAACACTTCCCGTCCTCGCCAACAGGCATACAGACCAACGCCTGCACCACGAACTTATGCCCCGCTTCCAAACGCAAATGAGCCTGTAAGACTCAATAAGTTTTTAGCAAATGCAGGGATTTGTTCACGACGAGAAGCTGATGAATATATAAAAGCCGGCGTTATATCCGTAAATGGAGAAATAGTAACGGAATTAGGCACAAAAATTATGCCCACGGATAAAGTTTTATTTCATGATCAATCCGTACAGTCTGAAAAAAAAGTGTATCTTCTGCTCAATAAACCCAAAGATTTTGTTACCACAGTTGACGATCCAAAAGAACGGAAAACAGTGCTTGATCTGGTCAAAAATGCTTGTTCTGAACGGATTTATCCAGTAGGTCGTTTGGATAGAAGTACGACAGGAGTGCTTTTACTTACAAATGATGGTGATTTAGCGTCAAAGCTAACCCATCCGAAATATAATAAAAAGAAAATTTATCATGTTTTCTTAGATAAAAATCTTTCAAAAGCAGACATGGAAAAAATTTATACCGGTATCGAGTTGGAAGACGGAGAAATACATGCCGATGAAATTCATTATGTAGATGAACAAGACCACAAACAGATTGGCATTGAAATTCACTCAGGACGTAATCGTATCGTACGACGTATATTCGACCATTTAGGTTATCGGGTTAAACGTTTGGATCGCGTATTTTTTGCAGGTCTGACAAAGAAAGGGTTACCGCGTGGAACATGGAGATACCTCACACAAAAAGAGGTTAACATGTTGAAAATGGGTGCGTTTGAATAA
- a CDS encoding DUF349 domain-containing protein, whose amino-acid sequence MDTLDDIKPQSSESTLSYTNSENSDLQQASEEQSVEQIDVNKENESFREFASLTKTALIEKLQEILKNPIEKIDKEEVEGIKQYFYRKHKLEIEQQKKTFVENGGIETDFTPLPDEDELQFKALLQTYKDQKYAYAENIEKTKEDNLKKKLSILEQLKEIAESGDVGESLPIFKKLQQEWKSIGAIPQTKVNELWKIYNGYMERFYDLIKINNELRDYDFKKNLEQKIALCVAAEKLAIEKDVVVASRMLQKLHEEWREIGPVAREFREEVWERFKTASTVVNKKHQEFFAGLKAQEELNLQAKTKLCERVEAIDYSKLISFRDWENKTNEIIELQHQWKGVGFAPRKENIKIYERFRTTCDHFFQQKSEFMKASKAELDANYEKKKVLCEKAESLKDSTDWKNTTDILIQIQKEWKTIGPVAKKYSDALWKRFVSACDHFFEEKAKTFSSKKVEEMGNLNLKQELIDKINALKKTDNVQESFDHLKELLSQWHTIGHVPFKEKDKIFKSFKDAVNKQMDALNIDAVNRKLISFKDTVEKMIEGDHSNQLFREREKLLRTYDTLKSEIATYENNIGFITAKSKKSDTIVTELERKIERLKEERNLIEKKIKLIDENLQ is encoded by the coding sequence ATGGACACTCTTGATGACATCAAGCCACAATCCTCAGAATCGACTTTATCGTATACAAATTCGGAAAATTCTGACCTTCAACAGGCGTCAGAAGAACAATCCGTTGAGCAGATAGATGTCAACAAAGAAAATGAATCTTTCCGCGAATTTGCTTCATTAACAAAAACAGCTCTAATAGAGAAGCTCCAGGAAATTTTAAAAAATCCTATAGAAAAAATTGACAAAGAAGAAGTTGAAGGGATTAAGCAATATTTTTATCGCAAACATAAGCTTGAAATTGAACAACAGAAAAAAACTTTCGTTGAAAATGGGGGTATTGAAACAGACTTTACCCCACTTCCGGACGAAGATGAACTTCAATTTAAAGCATTGCTTCAAACATACAAAGATCAGAAATATGCATATGCAGAAAATATTGAAAAGACCAAAGAAGATAATCTCAAAAAGAAATTGTCTATCTTAGAGCAGTTAAAAGAAATTGCAGAATCAGGTGATGTTGGAGAGAGTTTGCCTATTTTCAAAAAATTACAACAAGAATGGAAGAGTATTGGCGCAATTCCTCAAACGAAAGTCAATGAGCTTTGGAAAATCTATAATGGATACATGGAACGCTTTTACGATCTGATTAAAATCAATAATGAGCTTCGCGATTATGACTTCAAAAAAAACCTGGAACAAAAAATAGCTTTATGTGTTGCTGCCGAAAAACTGGCGATTGAAAAAGATGTTGTTGTAGCCTCGCGTATGCTGCAAAAATTACATGAAGAATGGCGTGAAATAGGTCCAGTTGCACGTGAATTTAGAGAAGAAGTCTGGGAACGTTTCAAAACTGCATCTACTGTTGTAAATAAAAAGCACCAAGAGTTTTTTGCTGGATTAAAAGCTCAGGAAGAACTTAATTTACAAGCTAAAACAAAATTATGTGAACGTGTAGAGGCTATTGATTATTCTAAATTGATTAGCTTCCGTGATTGGGAAAACAAAACAAACGAAATCATTGAATTGCAACATCAATGGAAAGGTGTTGGTTTCGCTCCTCGCAAAGAAAATATCAAAATCTACGAACGTTTCCGAACTACTTGTGATCATTTTTTCCAACAAAAAAGCGAATTCATGAAAGCCTCCAAAGCTGAATTGGATGCAAATTATGAAAAGAAAAAAGTTCTTTGTGAAAAAGCTGAATCATTGAAAGATAGCACTGACTGGAAAAATACGACTGACATATTAATCCAGATCCAAAAGGAATGGAAAACAATTGGCCCAGTTGCAAAAAAATATTCTGATGCATTATGGAAAAGATTCGTATCTGCTTGTGATCATTTTTTTGAAGAAAAAGCAAAAACCTTTTCTTCAAAAAAAGTAGAAGAGATGGGCAATTTGAATTTAAAACAGGAGTTGATAGATAAAATCAATGCACTGAAAAAAACTGATAACGTTCAAGAATCATTTGATCATTTGAAAGAATTACTTTCCCAATGGCATACGATTGGACATGTCCCTTTTAAAGAGAAAGACAAAATATTTAAATCATTCAAAGATGCGGTAAATAAGCAAATGGATGCATTGAATATTGATGCTGTCAACCGGAAACTCATTTCGTTTAAAGACACAGTTGAAAAAATGATTGAAGGGGATCACTCCAATCAATTATTCCGAGAACGGGAAAAATTGCTACGGACTTATGACACACTGAAATCAGAAATTGCCACATACGAAAACAATATTGGATTCATTACAGCAAAATCAAAAAAATCAGATACCATTGTTACAGAACTTGAACGCAAAATAGAACGACTAAAAGAAGAACGAAACTTGATTGAAAAGAAAATTAAACTTATAGATGAGAACTTACAATAA
- the rfbB gene encoding dTDP-glucose 4,6-dehydratase, with protein MKSLLITGGAGFIGSHVVDLFVNKYPDYQIITLDALTYAGNLENLNNVLSKPNHIFEKEDVTDTNAIHRLFEKYQFDGIIHLAAESHVDRSITDPLSFVRTNVLGTVNLLHAAKELWKNAYEDKRFYHISTDEVYGSLSQEGKFHETTSYDPRSPYSASKASSDHFVRAFHHTFGLPVVVSNCSNNYGARQFPEKLIPLAINNIKHQKPIPIYGRGENIRDWLYVNDHAAAIDLIFHHGVNGETYNIGGNNEWSNISLIRLLCKIMDKKLGRVSGASEQLITFITDRAGHDLRYAIDSSKLQHDLGWKPSLLFEEGLEKTVDWYLANEKWLDDITSGAYQQYYKKQYNLK; from the coding sequence ATGAAAAGTCTACTAATCACGGGTGGGGCAGGTTTTATTGGTTCGCATGTAGTTGATCTTTTTGTGAACAAATATCCTGACTATCAAATTATCACATTGGATGCTCTGACCTATGCGGGCAATTTGGAAAATCTGAACAATGTTTTGAGTAAGCCAAACCATATTTTTGAAAAAGAAGATGTTACAGACACAAATGCTATTCACCGTTTATTTGAAAAATATCAATTTGATGGCATTATTCATTTAGCAGCCGAATCACACGTGGATCGCTCTATTACAGACCCATTATCATTTGTCAGAACGAATGTGTTGGGAACAGTAAATTTACTTCATGCAGCTAAAGAATTATGGAAGAACGCATATGAAGATAAACGGTTTTACCATATTTCTACAGATGAAGTCTATGGCTCATTAAGTCAGGAAGGTAAATTTCATGAAACAACCTCTTATGATCCTCGAAGCCCATATTCAGCATCAAAAGCAAGTTCAGATCATTTTGTCAGGGCGTTTCATCATACTTTTGGATTACCTGTTGTTGTTTCCAATTGTTCAAATAATTATGGGGCACGACAGTTCCCTGAAAAATTGATTCCATTAGCTATCAATAATATTAAACATCAAAAACCTATTCCTATATATGGGAGAGGCGAAAATATTCGTGATTGGCTTTATGTAAACGATCATGCTGCTGCTATTGATCTCATCTTTCATCATGGCGTAAATGGAGAAACTTATAATATTGGAGGAAATAATGAATGGTCGAATATTAGTTTAATCAGGCTATTATGTAAAATAATGGATAAAAAATTGGGGCGCGTATCAGGAGCCTCTGAGCAATTAATTACATTCATCACTGACAGAGCAGGGCACGATTTACGATACGCGATTGATTCATCAAAGCTGCAACATGACTTAGGATGGAAGCCATCATTACTATTTGAAGAAGGCTTGGAAAAAACAGTTGACTGGTATCTTGCTAATGAAAAATGGCTCGACGACATTACGTCCGGGGCATATCAACAGTATTATAAAAAACAATACAATCTGAAATAA
- the xseB gene encoding exodeoxyribonuclease VII small subunit: protein MPKFKKSYSESIEELEKLLEQLEKNEIPLEELSEVVKKATDLIHQCQKQLFETDSEIQKLFEDIG, encoded by the coding sequence ATGCCGAAATTTAAAAAAAGCTACTCTGAGTCTATTGAAGAACTGGAAAAATTATTGGAACAACTCGAAAAAAATGAGATTCCTTTAGAAGAACTGTCTGAAGTGGTAAAAAAGGCAACAGATTTAATTCATCAATGTCAAAAGCAATTGTTTGAAACTGACTCAGAAATTCAAAAATTGTTTGAAGATATCGGATGA
- a CDS encoding diacylglycerol kinase family protein yields the protein MSTTKSPSFLRFINSFRYALRGIKTSLNKGEVNIRVHVFVAIAAISLAYLLHLSILEWSVIIVCIGIVIAAELFNTAIEKLVDLVSPEWNHKAGIVKDIAAGAVLIVSIASAIIGIIIFAPKIIDLFH from the coding sequence ATGTCGACAACAAAATCTCCTTCTTTCCTGCGATTTATCAATAGCTTTCGATACGCCCTTCGTGGAATTAAAACATCACTCAATAAAGGCGAAGTAAATATCCGGGTGCACGTTTTTGTGGCAATCGCAGCCATATCGCTTGCCTATCTTCTACATCTAAGCATACTCGAGTGGAGTGTTATTATTGTCTGTATAGGAATAGTGATTGCTGCTGAGTTATTTAATACAGCTATTGAAAAATTAGTTGATCTGGTTTCTCCTGAATGGAATCATAAGGCCGGCATAGTCAAAGATATTGCTGCAGGAGCAGTTTTAATTGTAAGCATTGCTTCTGCCATCATTGGCATCATCATTTTTGCCCCAAAAATCATTGATTTATTTCACTGA
- a CDS encoding MarC family protein — MKIDILEVTSAFVVLFAIIDILGSVPIILNLKQKNNKINPLMVTAVSFGVMLAFLFAGDIILRMFNVDIKSFAVAGSIIIFIMAFEMTLGVEIFKMDGPSNVASIVPLAFPLIAGPGSFTSLLSLRAEYQTINIIIALLLNMIFVYIVLRMTDKVERWIGEGGIYILRKFFGIILLAIAVKLFATNIASIFGALMMHK; from the coding sequence ATGAAAATTGATATTTTAGAAGTTACGAGTGCTTTTGTCGTCTTGTTTGCCATCATTGATATTTTAGGTTCAGTCCCTATCATTCTCAACCTAAAACAAAAAAATAATAAGATTAATCCATTGATGGTTACTGCGGTATCATTTGGCGTAATGCTGGCTTTTCTTTTCGCCGGCGATATAATTCTGCGAATGTTCAATGTTGATATTAAATCATTTGCCGTCGCTGGGTCTATTATTATTTTTATTATGGCGTTTGAGATGACATTAGGAGTCGAAATTTTTAAAATGGATGGACCTTCAAATGTAGCGTCCATTGTACCGCTGGCCTTCCCGCTAATTGCTGGACCAGGATCATTTACCTCTCTCCTGTCTTTGAGAGCAGAATACCAAACGATCAATATTATAATCGCGTTACTTTTAAATATGATTTTTGTTTACATTGTACTGAGAATGACAGACAAAGTAGAGCGATGGATTGGTGAGGGCGGAATTTATATTTTGAGAAAATTCTTTGGCATAATTTTATTGGCTATAGCCGTAAAACTATTTGCAACCAATATTGCCTCAATTTTTGGAGCCTTGATGATGCACAAATAA
- a CDS encoding glycosyltransferase family 2 protein: MQYDTSLSEMPLKTELKDRNLNVSIVRYGQSFDLIALLINLLKQASVVHTIYIIDNSQVEDIRFHSLSVEYIKNKRNIGFGRAHNIAIQHSINDNIVYHAVINPDVTFEPRILFRIIKFMQNNPKIGALMPKIFYPNGDLQYLCKLLPAPLDLISKRFFPEKWTRKRIDKFQLKHFDYNETLNVPYLSGCFLILKIEALQKVGLFDERFFLYPEDIDLSRRIHEHYDTVFYPEVNITHAHEQGSYKKLYLLVIHVVNMIRYFNKWGWILDQQRKQINSQTLSLVDNLKNQK, translated from the coding sequence ATGCAATATGATACGTCACTAAGTGAGATGCCTTTAAAAACTGAATTGAAAGATAGAAATCTAAATGTTTCTATTGTTAGATATGGGCAATCGTTTGATTTGATTGCTTTGCTGATTAATTTGCTAAAACAGGCATCTGTCGTCCATACGATTTATATAATAGATAACTCTCAGGTAGAAGATATTCGTTTTCATTCATTATCTGTAGAATATATCAAGAATAAGCGCAATATTGGATTTGGACGCGCTCACAACATTGCAATTCAACATTCTATCAATGACAATATAGTATATCATGCAGTCATTAATCCAGATGTCACGTTCGAACCTAGAATTTTGTTCCGTATAATCAAATTTATGCAGAACAATCCGAAAATTGGAGCCTTAATGCCCAAGATATTTTATCCTAATGGAGATCTGCAATACCTTTGTAAATTGCTTCCGGCTCCCTTAGACTTGATATCCAAGCGTTTTTTCCCTGAAAAATGGACAAGAAAGCGAATAGATAAATTTCAATTAAAACATTTTGATTATAATGAGACGCTTAATGTGCCGTATTTATCCGGATGTTTCTTAATTTTGAAAATTGAAGCTTTACAAAAAGTCGGGTTATTTGATGAACGTTTTTTTCTCTATCCGGAAGATATTGACTTATCTCGTAGGATACATGAGCACTATGATACGGTTTTTTATCCTGAAGTAAATATTACACATGCTCATGAACAAGGTTCTTACAAAAAACTTTATCTTTTGGTCATTCATGTTGTAAATATGATTCGATATTTTAACAAATGGGGCTGGATACTCGATCAACAAAGAAAACAGATCAATTCTCAAACCTTGAGCTTAGTTGATAACCTTAAAAATCAGAAGTAA
- the rlmD gene encoding 23S rRNA (uracil(1939)-C(5))-methyltransferase RlmD produces the protein MKPNKKSLPILTNIPIVDIAAEGKAIAKLDNWVIFIPTVAPGDIVDLQLTKKRKSYGEAKAILFHHFSEDRAVPFCEHFGTCGGCKWQHLTYEKQLHYKRKQVIDNLERIGKIELPEISPILGCLQTTFYRNKLEFTFSNNRWMTQDELHSDQQEYTVDKNALGFHIPALFDKVLDIKSCWLQSELSNQIRNSVKAYAIEHHMPFFDLRKQNGWLRNMIIRSSTTGEVMVIMVFYFENAELRNKLLEFISKSFPQVTSLVYIINEKANDSITDQQVHLFHGRTYIVEQMESLQFKIGPKSFYQTNSKQAYELYKIVREFAQLSGKELVYDLYTGTGTIANFIAKNVAKVIGIEYVPEAIEDAKANALLNHVNNTLFFAGDIKDVMNNDFVATYGTPDVLITDPPRAGMHKQVVEKILELSPKRIVYVSCNPATQARDLQLLDESYVVTKVQPVDMFPHTQHIENVVQLTRR, from the coding sequence GTGAAACCAAACAAAAAATCACTCCCTATTTTGACTAATATTCCAATTGTTGATATTGCTGCAGAAGGAAAAGCAATTGCCAAACTCGACAATTGGGTTATCTTTATACCTACAGTTGCCCCTGGTGATATAGTCGATCTTCAATTGACAAAAAAGAGAAAGAGCTATGGAGAAGCAAAAGCTATTTTATTTCATCATTTCTCAGAAGATAGAGCCGTCCCTTTTTGTGAACATTTTGGTACTTGCGGTGGATGCAAATGGCAGCATTTAACCTATGAAAAACAACTACATTATAAGCGTAAGCAAGTTATAGATAATTTGGAAAGAATTGGAAAAATTGAATTGCCTGAAATATCACCTATTTTAGGCTGTCTGCAAACAACCTTTTATCGAAACAAACTGGAATTCACTTTCTCAAATAATCGATGGATGACTCAGGATGAGCTTCATTCAGACCAACAAGAATATACAGTTGATAAAAATGCCCTAGGATTTCATATTCCTGCTTTATTCGATAAAGTGTTGGATATCAAAAGCTGTTGGTTACAAAGCGAACTTTCGAATCAAATTCGGAACAGCGTTAAAGCTTATGCTATTGAGCATCATATGCCTTTTTTTGATTTGCGAAAACAAAATGGCTGGCTTCGAAATATGATCATTCGCTCATCGACTACCGGTGAAGTAATGGTTATCATGGTCTTTTATTTTGAAAATGCAGAATTAAGAAACAAACTTCTCGAATTCATTTCCAAAAGTTTCCCTCAGGTAACATCTCTTGTCTATATCATTAACGAAAAAGCAAATGATAGCATTACTGATCAACAAGTGCATTTATTTCATGGCCGTACTTATATTGTCGAACAAATGGAATCTTTACAGTTTAAAATTGGACCAAAATCCTTTTATCAAACAAATTCCAAACAGGCTTATGAACTTTATAAAATTGTCAGAGAGTTTGCGCAACTATCAGGGAAAGAATTAGTTTATGATCTTTATACTGGAACGGGAACAATCGCTAACTTTATAGCAAAGAATGTGGCTAAAGTTATTGGTATAGAGTATGTACCTGAAGCTATTGAAGATGCAAAAGCAAATGCTTTGCTTAATCACGTAAATAATACATTGTTTTTTGCTGGTGATATCAAAGATGTAATGAATAATGATTTCGTGGCAACTTATGGTACGCCTGATGTGTTGATTACAGATCCACCAAGAGCAGGAATGCATAAACAGGTTGTTGAAAAAATCTTAGAATTGAGTCCTAAACGAATTGTTTATGTTAGTTGTAATCCGGCAACACAAGCAAGAGATCTGCAATTACTTGATGAAAGTTATGTGGTCACAAAAGTACAACCTGTAGATATGTTTCCTCATACTCAACATATTGAGAATGTAGTACAATTGACACGACGTTAA
- a CDS encoding helix-turn-helix domain-containing protein — MKERIAQIITHEQLTSGKFALAIGTQASVISHILNGRNKPSMEIIQKILSAYPSINPDWLVLGRGSMMRQTNGLEQTSLFDISEKDSSLTSVNPQTKSIKKEDHLKPITSTSNIQSIESLKNKKVSKITVYYSDMTFEEFVPSTTTQFQTD; from the coding sequence ATGAAAGAACGAATTGCTCAAATCATTACACATGAACAACTGACTTCAGGTAAATTTGCCTTAGCCATTGGGACACAAGCGTCAGTTATTTCTCACATCTTAAACGGGAGAAACAAGCCCAGTATGGAAATAATTCAAAAGATTCTTTCTGCTTATCCATCTATTAATCCGGACTGGCTTGTTTTAGGAAGAGGTAGTATGATGAGACAAACGAATGGATTAGAACAAACATCTTTGTTTGACATCTCAGAAAAAGACTCCAGTCTTACTTCCGTTAATCCTCAAACAAAATCTATAAAAAAAGAAGACCATCTCAAACCGATCACTTCCACATCCAATATTCAATCTATTGAAAGTTTGAAAAACAAGAAAGTAAGTAAGATTACGGTTTATTATTCCGATATGACTTTTGAAGAATTTGTCCCATCAACAACAACCCAATTTCAGACTGACTAA
- a CDS encoding dihydroorotate dehydrogenase electron transfer subunit codes for MKKFIGDWIISANISLNKSNFLLKLTYSEPLPLILPGQFVQIKIDNVSSAFLRRTFSINYVNVDKKEIWILIQIVGDGTQALSKSKPGEKLNLIFPLGNAFSMPYSKKSNLLLIGGGVGIAPLLFLGSKLKEEGVTPNFLIGAKNADGLIELDEFHKHGNVFVTTEDGSVGEKGFVTEHSVLQNTFDKIYSCGPTPMMKAVARYAEKYSIDCEVSLENKMACGIGACLCCVTPTQHGHQCVCTEGPVFNTKELVW; via the coding sequence ATGAAAAAATTTATCGGCGATTGGATTATCTCTGCAAATATTTCACTGAACAAAAGCAATTTTTTGTTGAAACTAACATATTCAGAACCTCTTCCTTTGATTTTGCCAGGGCAATTTGTTCAAATCAAAATTGACAATGTATCTTCTGCATTTTTAAGGCGTACTTTTTCAATTAATTACGTAAATGTGGATAAAAAGGAAATTTGGATACTTATTCAGATCGTAGGAGACGGAACTCAGGCATTAAGCAAATCTAAACCAGGCGAGAAATTAAATTTGATTTTCCCATTAGGTAATGCATTTTCAATGCCTTATAGCAAAAAATCAAATCTCTTGCTGATTGGGGGAGGTGTAGGAATTGCACCTTTATTGTTTTTAGGATCTAAGTTGAAAGAAGAAGGCGTTACTCCCAATTTTTTAATAGGAGCAAAAAATGCTGATGGTTTGATTGAGTTAGATGAATTTCATAAGCATGGCAATGTCTTTGTAACAACTGAGGATGGTTCTGTTGGTGAAAAAGGCTTTGTAACAGAGCACTCTGTTTTGCAAAACACTTTTGATAAAATCTATTCATGTGGCCCCACTCCTATGATGAAGGCTGTAGCACGATATGCCGAAAAATATTCGATTGACTGCGAAGTTTCCTTAGAAAATAAAATGGCGTGTGGAATAGGAGCTTGTCTTTGTTGTGTTACACCTACACAACATGGACACCAATGTGTTTGTACGGAGGGACCTGTATTTAATACAAAAGAACTAGTATGGTAA
- a CDS encoding dihydroorotate dehydrogenase → MVNLTTKIGGLLLQNPVITASGTFGYGEEYVDFIDINQLGAICVKGTTLHHREGNLYPRMAETPAGMLNAVGLQNKGVDYFINSINPRLKAFQTTFIVNVSGSALDDYIETAEKINAVDNIPAIELNISCPNVKQGGMAFGVDKDAAAEVVKEVRKVYHKTLIVKLSPNVTDIKIIAKAVENEGADAVSLINTLLGMAIDAEMQTPVLSTITGGLSGPCVKPIALRMVWEVAHTVNIPVIGMGGISNARDAVEFFLAGATAIQIGTANFIDPTVSLNVLQGIQDYLERHHYTSISEIIGALKIS, encoded by the coding sequence ATGGTAAATTTAACGACAAAAATAGGCGGCTTATTGTTGCAAAACCCAGTTATAACAGCTTCAGGAACATTTGGATATGGCGAAGAATATGTTGATTTTATTGATATTAATCAATTAGGAGCTATATGTGTAAAAGGGACAACGCTTCATCACCGCGAAGGAAACCTATATCCAAGGATGGCAGAAACGCCAGCTGGCATGTTAAATGCCGTTGGACTTCAAAATAAAGGAGTGGATTATTTTATAAACTCCATAAACCCCCGACTAAAAGCTTTTCAAACCACATTTATAGTAAATGTGTCCGGTTCGGCACTGGATGATTATATTGAAACAGCTGAGAAGATTAATGCTGTAGATAATATACCTGCTATAGAACTTAATATTTCATGTCCCAATGTAAAGCAAGGGGGCATGGCATTTGGTGTTGATAAAGATGCAGCCGCTGAAGTAGTCAAAGAAGTTCGCAAAGTATATCATAAAACATTGATCGTAAAATTATCGCCTAATGTAACTGACATTAAAATCATAGCTAAAGCTGTTGAAAATGAAGGTGCAGATGCTGTTTCCTTGATTAATACTTTGTTAGGAATGGCAATTGATGCTGAAATGCAAACTCCGGTTTTATCTACTATTACAGGTGGACTGTCAGGCCCATGTGTTAAACCAATTGCTTTGCGTATGGTATGGGAAGTTGCTCATACTGTGAATATTCCAGTTATTGGCATGGGAGGAATTAGCAATGCCCGGGATGCAGTTGAATTTTTTCTGGCGGGAGCTACTGCTATTCAGATTGGCACTGCTAATTTTATTGATCCTACGGTGAGTTTGAATGTATTGCAAGGAATCCAGGATTATCTGGAACGTCATCATTATACTTCGATTTCCGAAATAATTGGAGCTTTAAAAATCAGTTGA